A window of Leptotrichia wadei contains these coding sequences:
- a CDS encoding phospho-sugar mutase, with protein MDYMKKYEYWLNSDAIDEKDREELKSIAGNEKEIEDRFFKDLSFGTGGIRGVRGIGTNRMNKYVIRKVTQGLANYMLSFDEKAAKEKGIIIAHDCRIGSREYALNTARVMAANGIKAYIYESLRSTPELSFGVRYKGCMSGIVVTASHNPAEYNGYKVYWDDGAQVVDPHAPAIVEEVNKISTLEEIKVISEEEGREKGLIIQLDHKIDDDYIAAIKKQTIHTDIPGKEDFKIVYTPLHGTGGRPMKRILSDFGYNFEVVKEQIEPDGNFPTVVYANPEEVAAFKLGTKLGNEIGAQLILANDPDADRIGIAIRDDKNEWYYPNGNQVGLLLLQYLLNYKKDIPADAQVITTVVSTPMIDVVAPAKNVGVMKTLTGFKYIGQKIRQFEHKELEGSYLFGFEESYGYLIGTHARDKDALVTSMVISEMATYYHSKGTSIYKELQKLYEKFGYYLEGIKSVMLKGKDGIEQMAALMSNLRENVKDELLGKKIKIKRDFFSHKEHNLETGEEKEIKLPKENVLQFVLEDNTFITARPSGTEPKIKFYFSVNADSSENVKAKLDKTMEEFSKFIGL; from the coding sequence ATGGATTATATGAAAAAATACGAATATTGGCTAAATTCAGATGCCATTGACGAAAAAGACAGGGAAGAATTGAAAAGCATCGCAGGGAATGAAAAAGAAATAGAAGATAGATTTTTCAAAGATTTGAGCTTCGGAACTGGTGGAATTCGTGGAGTTCGTGGAATTGGAACTAACAGAATGAATAAATACGTAATTAGAAAGGTAACTCAAGGACTTGCAAATTATATGCTAAGTTTTGATGAAAAAGCGGCAAAAGAAAAAGGAATCATAATTGCTCATGACTGTAGAATAGGTTCGAGAGAATATGCGCTAAATACTGCAAGAGTAATGGCTGCAAATGGAATTAAAGCATATATTTATGAAAGTTTACGTTCAACTCCTGAATTGTCATTTGGTGTAAGATATAAAGGATGTATGTCAGGAATCGTTGTTACGGCTTCTCATAATCCAGCTGAATACAATGGATATAAAGTTTATTGGGATGATGGAGCACAAGTTGTTGATCCACATGCACCAGCAATTGTTGAAGAAGTAAATAAAATTTCTACATTGGAAGAAATAAAAGTTATTTCTGAAGAAGAAGGAAGAGAAAAAGGATTAATCATTCAGCTTGATCATAAAATTGATGATGACTATATAGCAGCAATTAAAAAACAAACTATACATACAGATATTCCAGGAAAAGAAGATTTCAAGATTGTTTATACTCCGCTTCATGGAACTGGTGGAAGACCAATGAAGAGAATTTTATCTGATTTTGGATACAATTTTGAAGTTGTAAAAGAACAAATTGAACCAGATGGAAACTTCCCAACTGTAGTTTATGCAAACCCTGAAGAAGTGGCAGCGTTCAAATTGGGAACAAAATTAGGAAACGAAATTGGAGCACAATTAATTTTGGCAAATGACCCAGATGCTGATAGAATTGGTATTGCGATAAGAGATGACAAAAATGAATGGTACTATCCAAATGGAAACCAAGTAGGATTGTTGTTATTGCAATATTTATTGAATTACAAAAAAGATATTCCAGCTGATGCACAAGTTATTACAACAGTTGTTTCTACACCAATGATTGATGTTGTTGCACCTGCTAAAAATGTTGGAGTTATGAAAACATTGACTGGATTCAAATACATTGGACAAAAAATTAGACAATTTGAACACAAAGAATTGGAAGGATCATATTTATTTGGATTTGAAGAAAGTTACGGATATTTGATAGGAACTCATGCAAGAGATAAAGATGCGTTGGTAACTTCAATGGTTATTTCTGAAATGGCAACTTATTACCACTCAAAAGGAACTTCTATTTACAAAGAATTACAAAAATTATATGAAAAATTTGGATATTATTTAGAAGGAATTAAATCAGTAATGTTAAAAGGTAAAGATGGAATTGAACAAATGGCAGCATTAATGTCTAACTTGAGAGAAAATGTTAAAGATGAATTGCTTGGTAAGAAAATTAAAATTAAAAGAGATTTCTTCTCACACAAAGAACATAACTTGGAAACTGGTGAAGAAAAAGAAATTAAATTGCCAAAAGAAAATGTATTACAATTCGTGCTTGAAGACAATACATTCATTACAGCAAGACCATCTGGAACAGAACCAAAAATCAAATTCTATTTCAGCGTAAATGCAGATTCTAGCGAAAATGTCAAAGCTAAACTTGATAAAACAATGGAAGAATTTTCTAAATTTATTGGATTATAA
- a CDS encoding PAS domain-containing protein gives MEKANMKDHLNINFDLIEKMTEIKKDYIEGTADVETTKRRIKETFKDKKITPAEFAYSEQKIKDLGFDDETVHDKMNDVLDLFDEIIEREKPSLPEGHPIKTYLRENEAARKLIAEMKEELNKKFIKNRWLEFYDKLYTFNLTHLARKQHQLFSILESKGFDRPSRIMWTFDNAVRDNISEARKLLMEDKMEEFYAKQEIALELTLDIMHKEEEVLFPTSLKMITEEEFRNMRSGDDEIGYFLIEKPKGFLPEKKEEKIEKEENANINTSQTGNFMNDLAGLLSKYNMNAGGEKSDVLDVKQGKLTLEQINLIFQHMPVDLSFVDENEIVKFYTDTKHRIFPRSAGVIGRDVKNCHPRESVASVLEIIDAFRNNEQDEVDFWLEMNGRFIYIYYVAVRDENGIFKGVLEMMQDVTRIRSLEGKRTLVTWEKPKKSEINQENQKNSKEDKNPYGLTENTIIGEIIDKYPYIREFMPTLSPTYKKLLDPIQYMIMSKVATLDMIAMRGGFPLDELIDKISDEIKRHESKK, from the coding sequence ATGGAAAAAGCGAATATGAAGGATCATTTGAATATAAATTTTGATCTGATTGAAAAAATGACTGAAATTAAGAAAGATTATATAGAGGGAACGGCGGATGTTGAAACGACAAAAAGGCGGATAAAGGAAACTTTTAAGGATAAAAAGATAACTCCTGCTGAGTTTGCCTATTCTGAACAGAAAATAAAAGATTTGGGATTTGATGATGAGACTGTTCATGATAAAATGAATGATGTGCTTGATTTGTTTGATGAAATTATTGAAAGAGAGAAACCTTCGCTGCCTGAAGGACATCCAATAAAAACCTATTTGAGGGAAAATGAGGCGGCTAGAAAACTAATTGCTGAAATGAAGGAAGAACTGAATAAAAAATTTATAAAAAATAGATGGCTGGAGTTTTACGATAAACTTTATACATTTAATTTGACACATTTGGCTAGAAAACAGCATCAATTATTTTCAATACTTGAAAGTAAAGGATTTGACAGACCGTCTAGAATAATGTGGACTTTTGATAATGCAGTCAGGGATAATATAAGTGAGGCTAGAAAGCTTTTAATGGAAGATAAAATGGAAGAATTTTATGCAAAACAGGAAATTGCTTTGGAATTGACGTTGGATATAATGCACAAGGAAGAAGAGGTTTTATTTCCGACTTCACTTAAAATGATTACTGAGGAAGAATTTAGAAATATGAGAAGTGGGGATGATGAGATTGGATATTTCCTGATTGAGAAGCCTAAAGGATTTTTGCCTGAGAAAAAAGAGGAAAAAATTGAAAAAGAGGAAAATGCAAATATAAATACGTCTCAAACAGGTAACTTTATGAACGACTTAGCGGGACTTCTTTCAAAATATAATATGAATGCAGGTGGAGAAAAATCTGACGTGTTAGATGTCAAACAAGGAAAACTTACTTTGGAGCAAATAAACTTGATTTTCCAACATATGCCAGTGGATTTATCTTTTGTGGACGAGAATGAGATTGTTAAGTTTTATACTGATACGAAACATAGAATTTTTCCTAGAAGTGCGGGAGTTATAGGGAGAGATGTTAAAAACTGCCATCCGAGAGAAAGTGTTGCTTCGGTTTTGGAAATAATTGACGCATTTAGAAATAATGAACAAGATGAAGTGGATTTCTGGCTTGAAATGAATGGGAGATTTATTTATATCTATTATGTAGCTGTGAGAGATGAAAATGGTATATTTAAGGGAGTCCTTGAGATGATGCAAGATGTTACGAGAATAAGAAGCCTTGAAGGAAAGAGAACGCTTGTAACTTGGGAAAAACCTAAAAAATCTGAAATTAATCAGGAAAATCAAAAAAATTCTAAAGAAGATAAAAATCCTTATGGATTAACAGAAAATACAATAATCGGAGAAATAATAGATAAATATCCTTATATAAGAGAATTTATGCCAACATTGTCGCCTACATACAAAAAACTGCTTGATCCAATTCAATATATGATAATGTCTAAAGTTGCAACGCTTGATATGATTGCGATGCGTGGTGGATTCCCTCTAGATGAGTTAATAGATAAAATCTCAGATGAAATTAAAAGGCATGAATCTAAAAAATAG
- a CDS encoding MotA/TolQ/ExbB proton channel family protein, protein MWGILAASICGVAVILEKLWVFFTMEKDFTKEYRKELYKALQTKSKEEVIKITNSKRDSVSRIITKTMENIDLDLNKIEESEKEYLEEIIREAVLAQTGKLEKGMWLLGAVVNTAPQLGLLGTVTGMITSFSALSASVESSKTVAAGISEALYTTAFGLIVAIPTLIFYNYFNRRIDATALEMERAALHIMGRVKK, encoded by the coding sequence ATGTGGGGAATACTGGCGGCTTCAATTTGCGGAGTCGCAGTAATTTTGGAAAAATTATGGGTTTTTTTTACAATGGAAAAAGATTTTACAAAAGAGTATAGAAAAGAGCTGTATAAGGCATTGCAAACAAAGAGTAAAGAGGAAGTTATTAAGATTACAAACTCAAAAAGAGATTCAGTTTCTAGAATTATTACAAAAACAATGGAAAATATAGATTTGGATTTAAATAAAATTGAGGAATCAGAGAAGGAATATCTTGAGGAAATAATAAGAGAAGCTGTTTTGGCACAGACAGGAAAACTGGAAAAAGGGATGTGGCTTCTTGGGGCAGTAGTAAATACAGCACCTCAGTTGGGGCTTCTTGGAACAGTTACTGGAATGATAACATCATTTTCGGCATTATCTGCAAGTGTGGAAAGTTCTAAAACAGTTGCAGCAGGAATATCAGAGGCTCTGTACACTACGGCGTTTGGTCTAATTGTGGCGATACCTACTTTAATCTTTTACAATTACTTTAATAGAAGAATAGATGCGACAGCGTTGGAAATGGAGAGAGCGGCTTTGCATATTATGGGAAGAGTGAAAAAATAG
- a CDS encoding ExbD/TolR family protein: MKFSNRRNRQNAEISMLNLIDVIFMLLIFFMIATTFNKYSQFQLSIPKSDAKFDKKEETKAEIIVNREKKYFLKLGNNVKEISGENIHNEILRLPKEMLENMTLTADEHLEYGYIVEIMSKLRNENVKNVSLNIQKNDK; the protein is encoded by the coding sequence ATGAAATTTTCTAATAGAAGAAATAGGCAGAATGCGGAAATATCAATGCTTAATCTTATTGATGTCATATTTATGTTATTAATATTTTTTATGATTGCCACGACATTTAATAAATATTCACAATTTCAGCTTTCTATTCCTAAATCGGATGCTAAATTTGATAAAAAAGAGGAGACGAAGGCAGAAATAATAGTTAATAGAGAGAAAAAATATTTTTTGAAGTTAGGAAACAATGTTAAAGAAATTTCGGGAGAGAATATTCATAATGAGATTTTGAGATTGCCAAAAGAGATGCTTGAAAATATGACATTGACGGCTGATGAGCATCTTGAATATGGATATATTGTAGAAATAATGTCGAAATTACGTAATGAGAATGTAAAAAATGTTAGTCTTAATATACAAAAAAATGATAAATAA
- a CDS encoding TonB-dependent receptor, producing the protein MLKKIAILSLILASLSLYAEGKYEGKLEETVVTATGFNDNIDNQIKNVTIITSEDIQEKGYNTVEDILKQAPGVNITQTGFGSAVDMRGQGRFGLGTSANISKAVSSVKILIDGDIAMDTIDTSHAYIPLNTISVNDVERVEIINGGGTVLYGSGTRGGVVNIITKDRTKEGASGKAYYQNSSYGTNKLGFDAGINYGNKFIIDLGYENVNGKGYRRGSKEAYEYLNGSLKYNITDNHSLKFKAARYNSEETLASDLTKSQLLSDRRQSGTLSDLDIDRKEYSLGYEGKVTDNLKLSLTGYKQDTNKIMYGMPKTKFEDNKKGINFKGNYGLENGNIIFGYNYIDHKGNREQTIFGTPIMNVDLAKETNSFYLLGRHKIVGNLEGTAGYRYERAEYKTNREVPSTRMPIPGGRGFVNIPSREMHGSRKDNNSAYELGLNYKYSDTGNVYAKYERGFRSPAATEFVDYAPGARNYTLNNLKTEKFNTYELGFKDMLWNSFVSATAFHTRTNNEIYLNMDHGVLGGPSTARWTFHNLKATERTGVELFAEQYLGKLRVNESFTYVNAKIKKVGDDVLTSTTYNFKDGQKIPGVPSTKVTLGLDYEIADGLRTTANLNYYSSSVDTYNEKIPSYSTTDLGLKYKHQSGFGINAGVKNVFNKKYNVAQGKDPLTGKTVYSPADERTYYIGASYEF; encoded by the coding sequence ATGTTAAAAAAAATTGCAATTTTAAGTTTAATTTTAGCTAGTCTTTCTTTGTATGCAGAAGGAAAATACGAGGGAAAACTTGAAGAAACAGTCGTAACGGCGACAGGATTTAATGATAATATTGACAATCAAATAAAAAATGTTACGATTATTACATCGGAGGATATTCAAGAAAAAGGGTATAATACTGTAGAAGATATATTAAAACAGGCACCAGGAGTTAATATAACACAAACTGGATTCGGTTCAGCGGTGGATATGAGAGGTCAAGGGAGATTTGGATTAGGAACGAGTGCAAACATTTCTAAAGCAGTTTCTTCAGTAAAAATCTTGATTGATGGAGATATTGCTATGGATACGATTGATACTTCCCATGCTTATATTCCTTTAAATACAATATCAGTTAATGATGTGGAAAGAGTAGAGATAATAAATGGCGGAGGAACAGTTCTGTACGGGAGTGGAACTCGAGGTGGAGTTGTAAATATTATTACGAAAGATAGAACAAAAGAAGGAGCTTCAGGCAAAGCTTACTATCAAAATAGCTCTTATGGAACAAATAAATTAGGATTTGATGCTGGAATAAATTATGGTAATAAATTTATCATTGATTTGGGGTATGAAAATGTTAATGGAAAAGGATATAGAAGAGGTTCTAAAGAAGCGTATGAATATTTGAATGGGAGCTTGAAATATAATATAACAGATAATCACAGTTTGAAATTTAAGGCGGCGAGATACAATTCAGAAGAAACATTGGCTTCAGATTTAACAAAATCGCAACTTTTGAGTGACAGAAGACAGTCTGGGACTTTGAGTGATCTTGATATTGATAGAAAAGAGTATAGCTTGGGATACGAAGGGAAAGTTACCGATAACTTGAAGTTATCATTGACAGGATATAAACAGGATACAAATAAAATTATGTACGGAATGCCTAAAACAAAATTTGAAGATAATAAAAAAGGAATCAATTTTAAGGGAAATTATGGACTTGAAAATGGGAATATAATTTTTGGATATAACTACATCGACCATAAAGGAAATAGAGAGCAAACTATATTTGGAACACCAATTATGAATGTTGATTTAGCGAAAGAGACGAATTCGTTTTATTTGCTAGGACGGCATAAAATTGTTGGCAATTTAGAAGGAACAGCAGGTTATAGATATGAAAGAGCGGAGTATAAAACAAATAGAGAAGTTCCGTCTACGAGAATGCCGATACCTGGTGGAAGAGGCTTTGTGAATATTCCATCAAGAGAAATGCACGGTTCGAGAAAAGACAACAATAGCGCTTATGAATTGGGACTTAATTACAAATATTCTGATACAGGAAATGTTTATGCGAAATATGAAAGAGGATTTAGATCACCAGCTGCAACAGAATTTGTTGATTATGCACCAGGAGCTAGAAATTATACTTTAAATAATTTAAAAACAGAAAAATTTAATACATATGAATTAGGATTTAAAGATATGTTATGGAATTCGTTTGTAAGTGCCACAGCGTTTCATACACGAACAAATAACGAAATATACTTGAATATGGATCACGGAGTATTGGGAGGACCAAGTACAGCAAGATGGACATTCCATAATTTAAAAGCTACCGAAAGAACAGGTGTAGAGCTATTTGCTGAGCAATATTTAGGTAAATTGAGAGTAAATGAATCATTTACATACGTGAATGCTAAAATTAAAAAAGTGGGAGATGATGTACTAACTTCAACAACTTATAATTTTAAAGATGGGCAAAAAATACCAGGAGTTCCATCTACAAAAGTTACATTAGGACTTGATTATGAAATAGCAGACGGTTTGAGAACTACTGCTAACTTAAATTATTATTCAAGCTCAGTAGATACCTACAATGAAAAAATACCTTCATATTCTACAACAGATTTAGGTTTAAAATACAAACATCAAAGTGGATTCGGGATTAATGCAGGAGTAAAAAATGTATTTAACAAAAAATATAATGTCGCTCAAGGAAAAGATCCGCTTACAGGAAAGACGGTATATTCACCAGCTGACGAACGAACTTATTATATTGGAGCAAGCTATGAATTTTAG
- a CDS encoding TonB family protein → MKFYIISVILNIMILFIPVVYYTSNSSKKENKQNEPITVNLSEGVFQDSSQETAGNENIGEKNNKSGNNESVKNIDDTKNNGNSEKIEVSKNDEISNSQSESNSKKINNLNNQKEMKKAKNTKSISQNEQEKEELKVFPLENKKKDISQAISGISSISPLESILSSKNTEKILQKNENLKVISKENLTNAVSTSTNISKNISENAAGNHKNDSRIYKARTNSVAGKNENQGDGTNKNSKSNSFVQKGRNNGNNGKDGNNRGNVNGKGQSGDNSKTGNLEKISKNSSKNHNIERKRSTEKGEEGNENVCNEGKDFTVSYNPNLSYPIAARRLGNKGIVTVSVKIQFNSSGSVSVISVSGGSSIFQQEARRAAGRIRVKIKNPETLKCTITKPFTFELK, encoded by the coding sequence ATGAAATTTTATATAATTTCAGTTATTTTAAATATTATGATTTTGTTTATTCCAGTGGTCTATTATACTTCAAATAGCAGTAAAAAAGAAAATAAGCAAAACGAGCCAATAACAGTAAATTTAAGTGAAGGTGTGTTTCAAGATTCTTCGCAAGAAACTGCTGGAAATGAAAATATTGGAGAAAAAAATAATAAATCTGGAAATAATGAGAGTGTAAAGAATATTGATGATACTAAAAATAATGGAAATTCTGAAAAAATAGAAGTTTCAAAAAATGATGAAATCTCAAATTCACAGTCTGAATCTAACTCAAAGAAAATTAATAACTTGAATAATCAGAAAGAAATGAAAAAAGCTAAAAATACTAAATCAATCTCACAAAATGAACAAGAAAAAGAAGAGCTAAAAGTATTTCCATTAGAAAATAAGAAAAAGGATATTTCACAGGCTATTTCTGGTATTTCATCAATCTCACCTTTAGAATCAATACTTTCCTCAAAAAATACTGAAAAAATTTTACAAAAAAATGAGAACTTGAAAGTAATTTCAAAAGAAAATCTGACAAATGCAGTATCAACATCTACAAATATTTCAAAAAATATTTCAGAAAACGCTGCTGGAAATCACAAAAATGATTCTCGTATTTATAAAGCAAGAACTAATAGTGTTGCTGGAAAAAATGAGAATCAGGGAGATGGTACTAATAAAAATAGTAAAAGCAATTCTTTTGTTCAAAAAGGAAGAAATAACGGGAATAATGGAAAAGATGGAAATAACAGGGGAAATGTTAATGGAAAAGGTCAAAGTGGAGATAATTCAAAAACAGGAAATTTAGAAAAAATTAGCAAAAATTCTAGTAAAAATCATAATATTGAACGAAAAAGAAGTACTGAAAAAGGGGAAGAGGGAAATGAGAATGTCTGCAATGAAGGGAAAGATTTTACAGTTTCGTATAATCCAAATTTGAGCTATCCTATTGCAGCACGAAGGCTTGGGAATAAAGGAATTGTTACTGTTTCAGTAAAAATTCAATTCAATAGCAGTGGTTCTGTTAGTGTGATTTCAGTATCAGGCGGGAGCTCAATATTTCAACAGGAGGCAAGGAGAGCAGCTGGTAGAATAAGAGTTAAAATAAAAAATCCTGAAACTTTGAAATGTACGATAACAAAACCATTTACATTTGAACTGAAATAA
- a CDS encoding IS91 family transposase, with amino-acid sequence MTNITQNKLKYIFSNNNILLDFLKFYKKNNIGDSHLEYIKLSIDKFLACRDISKGFVKFKCPHCPVTHLFPITCKSRLCPSCGYRYSMTWTENIQKHILNIEHRHVLFTIPQECRKFFFYDRSLLSKLSAAVNQVFKFIFHNVSRKRKRKNKISEHSKYYFTDSDIVHYDLISVIHTFGRDLKWNPHVHAIVSLGGFNKNLEFRKMRYFNVDTIDGQWKYHVLKIIENGSYPSRKIEKDARNTATKLYKENRRFFFNVGNGDINSTKGIIKYLGRYLARSPIAEYKITDITDKEVTFFFNDLANNKKETYIAMPSERFISHILIHLPPKNFKMVNRYGFYSRRISDKLKKAIEPFKRNVAVSKYSFYQRQVYKTFGMNPFYCPACKVKMIVWEFYHYRYPPLKKYY; translated from the coding sequence ATGACAAACATTACACAAAATAAACTGAAATATATTTTCAGTAACAACAATATTTTACTAGATTTCTTAAAATTTTACAAGAAAAATAATATTGGCGACAGTCACCTTGAATATATTAAACTTTCCATTGATAAATTTCTTGCCTGCAGGGATATTTCAAAAGGTTTTGTCAAGTTCAAATGTCCCCACTGTCCTGTTACACACCTGTTCCCTATTACTTGTAAGTCTAGGCTCTGCCCTTCTTGCGGTTACAGGTATTCTATGACATGGACTGAAAATATTCAAAAGCATATTCTCAATATTGAACACCGCCATGTCCTTTTTACTATCCCTCAAGAATGCAGAAAGTTCTTCTTTTATGACAGATCCCTTCTGTCAAAACTTTCTGCCGCTGTTAACCAGGTGTTCAAGTTCATCTTTCACAATGTCAGCAGGAAAAGAAAAAGAAAAAACAAAATTTCTGAACATTCCAAATACTACTTTACTGATTCTGATATTGTACATTACGACCTCATTTCTGTCATTCATACTTTTGGCAGGGACCTGAAATGGAACCCTCATGTTCATGCCATTGTTTCATTAGGAGGATTCAATAAAAATCTTGAGTTCAGGAAAATGAGATACTTCAACGTTGACACTATTGACGGGCAATGGAAATACCATGTCCTTAAAATTATTGAAAACGGAAGCTATCCCAGCAGGAAGATTGAGAAAGACGCTAGAAATACTGCTACGAAGCTTTACAAGGAAAACAGAAGGTTCTTCTTTAACGTTGGCAATGGCGATATTAACAGCACAAAAGGCATTATCAAATATCTTGGACGATACCTTGCACGTTCCCCCATTGCTGAATACAAGATTACTGACATTACTGACAAGGAGGTCACTTTCTTTTTTAACGACCTGGCTAATAATAAAAAGGAAACTTACATTGCTATGCCTTCCGAGAGATTTATTTCCCATATTTTAATTCATCTTCCTCCAAAAAATTTTAAGATGGTAAATCGATATGGATTTTACTCAAGACGTATTTCCGACAAACTCAAAAAAGCAATTGAACCTTTTAAAAGAAATGTTGCAGTATCAAAATATTCATTTTATCAAAGGCAGGTGTACAAGACTTTTGGGATGAATCCTTTTTACTGTCCAGCATGCAAGGTTAAAATGATTGTATGGGAATTTTATCATTACAGATATCCGCCCCTCAAAAAATACTATTAA